The nucleotide sequence ACACAATATCCGGGTCAATGCCGTTTGTCCAGGATATGTAGAAACAGAAATGGCCTGGAACAGCATCCGGAAGAAAGCGGAAAAGAACGGCATATCGTTTGAAGAAGGAATGAAGGAAGCCGCCGCTGCGATTCCGTCCGGCCGCATATCAACAACGGAAGAAGTGGCAAATACGATTGCGTTCCTGCTGACAGATGCGGCCCGAAATATTGTTGGCGAGTCATTGAAAATTTCAGGCGGGAACTTCATGAGATAAAAAATTTTGCATGGCAAAAAAGATGGGACTGGCAGACGCTGCAGTCCCATCTTTTTCTATTTAAGCCCACCACATTTTAGCCGTAGGTTCTCTCAGCAAAAGCGGCTTTAAATTATCCACCGCTTTCGTAAATCCTTCTTCTACAGACATCAATCCGTCTTCATGTTCGATACTGACGACGTAATCGTAATCGTATAGCCGCAAGGTGCTGATAATATCCGCCCAGGTTTTTTGATCATGGCCAAAACCGACCGTCCGGAAATACCAGGCCCGATCGCGCATCTGGGAATAATCGGTCATATCGGTAAGGCCGTTGCGGTTCATGTTTTGCTGGTCAATGATGGTATCTTTGGCATGGAAATGGTGAATGGCGTTTTCCCGCCCGAGTATTTTGATGGCTTCGACCGGGTCGATGCCTTGCCACCACATATGGCTTGGATCCAGGTTGGCGCCGATTGCAGGGCCGCAAGCTTCACGCAGACGGAGCATGGTAGCAGGCGTATGCACGGAAAATCCGCCGTGGAGCTCCAGGCCGATTTTGACGTTCAGGGATTCGGCCAGCTCATTTTTTTCTTTCCAGTAAGGAATCAGCTTTTCTTCCCACTGCCATTTCAGTATCTCCTGAAAATCGGATGGCCAGGCAGCTACGGGCCAGTTCGGGTAAAGCGCATGTTCATGGTCGCCTGGGCACCCTGAAAATGTATTGACGACAGGCACACCAAGCTTCGATGCGAGTTTCATCGTCTTCACCAACAGTTCATCCGCCGGCTCAGCAAACTTTTTTTGCGGATGAAGCGGATTTGTGTGGCAGCTCAAGGCACTGATAACGAGTCCATGGTCGCTGATCTGCTGCTTGAAACGCTGGAGGCTGTCTGCGTCATCCAGCAGTTCATCCACTTTGCAATGCGCGTTTCCTGGATAGCCGCCCGTCCCAAGCTCTATTGCTTCAATGCCTTTTGACATTACGTAGTCCAGCATTTCCTCAAAGCTCTTCTCCGAAAACAAAACCGTAAAGACGCCTAATTTCAATACCAAAACCTCCTTTTAAAATATCAGAAAATACAGAAATGTAATCCGTTACATCTTTAACATAACCAAATCTTTCTCTGAAATCAATAGATTATGTCCTATAAAAAAACATATTGACAGATAATTCTGAATAAATTACTATGAAAATGTAATCGATTTCATTTTATTTTTAATGGAATTCTGGAAAGTAGGAAAGCATATGGCCAATATCCAGCAGGTAGCAAAACAGGCGGGAGTATCTGTAGCCACAGTTTCAAGAGTGTTGAATGGGCAAAACACGGTTTCGTCGAAAACAAAAACGAAAGTGGAAGAGGCGATAAAATTCCTGAATTATGAACCCAGCATGCTGGGACGGAATTTGCGGAATTCCGAAAGCCGGATCATCCTGATTTTAATCCCGAACATCTCCAATCCGTTTTACCTGGATATCATTAAAGGGATTGAAAACATGGCGCTCAGCCAAGGCTATAACATCCTGTTGTGCGAAACCGATTCGAATCCGGACAAAGAAAATATTTATTTTGATCTGGTGAGAAAAAAGATGGCAGACGGCATTGTGTCGATGGACCCGGCAGTCAATGTAGACACCTTAAAAGAACTTGCCAAAACATACGCCATTATTCAATGCAGCGAATACGGAGGCGGCATTGGCATTCCCTATGTGACAATTGACAGCGAAGAAGCTTCTTACCGCGCGGTAAAGCATTTGATCCAAATCGGGCATACAAAAATTGCACTGATGAATTCGGATGAGAAGTTTTTATATGCCAGAGAACGGAAAGCCGGCTATCAGCGGGCATTGAAAGAGCATGGCATGGCTTTGGACAATGGCTATATGGTCTATACCCAGGAACTTAGCTTTGAACATGGCCAGCAGGCGATGAAAAAAATTTTGGCTTTGCGGGACCGGCCGACAGCCGTTTTTGCGGTATCGGATTTGTTGGCAATCGGGGCATTAAAGGAAATTAATGCTTCCGGCCTCCACGTACCAAATGATATTGCCGTAGTCGGGTTTGACAAAATTGATTTTTCCAATATGACCAATCCGACTTTGACAACCGTTGCTCAGCCCATGTATAAAATGGGGACGACGGCGGCAGCCATGCTGATTGATAAGATTAAAGGCAAGGAAGTGGACAGCGTTATACTTGACTATGAACTCATTATCAGGGAATCCACATCTGGATAAACAATGGCAAGAGGCAATGATGTAATCGGTTCGGACATTTGTGTAATCGCTTACATTTAAGCAGTTTTAAAAAAATAAAGGGGTGAATCGAATGAAGAAATTGTTGATGTTATCGTTGATTACCGTGTTCGGTTTGGCAGGCTGCGGCAGCAATGAAGAAACCGCGTCAAGCGGAGGCGGCAGTGCAGAAGATGATACACTGACGATCGGCATATCCTTGCCTTCTGCAACGCATGGCTGGATGGGGGCGTTGATCGACAGCGCTGAAAAACAGGCACAGGCTTTAAAAGAAAGCGACGGCATTGAATACGTCATGACCAATGCTGCAGACCCGAACAAGCAAGCGAACGATGTGGATGACTTGATCGCACAGGATGTTGATGTCATTGTCATGCTGCCGATCGAATCAGCAGCGCTGACACCGGTCGGCCAAAAAATAAAAGATGCCGGCATACCATTGGTCATCGTTGACCGGGAATTGGAAAATGATGCGGCAACCGTAGTGGTCAAAGGCGACAATGAAGGCATCGGTGTTAATGCCGGCAAATATTTTATCGAACAACTGCAGGGCAAAGGGAAGATTGTTGAAATCAGCGGACCGCCAAGTTCGGTTACGGAACAGCGTGGCTCCGGATTTAAAGAAGCGGTAGACGGGCAGGAGGGCATGGAAATCATTGCTTCACAAAGCGGCGATTTCTCTACTGAAAAATCTCTGGAGGTCATGCAGAATATCTTGCAGGCCAATCCTCAAATTGACGCAGTATTTACACAAGATGACGGAATGGCATTAGGCGTCTTGCAGGCGATTAAAGAAGCAGGCCGCACCGACATCAAATTC is from Planococcus liqunii and encodes:
- a CDS encoding sugar phosphate isomerase/epimerase family protein gives rise to the protein MKLGVFTVLFSEKSFEEMLDYVMSKGIEAIELGTGGYPGNAHCKVDELLDDADSLQRFKQQISDHGLVISALSCHTNPLHPQKKFAEPADELLVKTMKLASKLGVPVVNTFSGCPGDHEHALYPNWPVAAWPSDFQEILKWQWEEKLIPYWKEKNELAESLNVKIGLELHGGFSVHTPATMLRLREACGPAIGANLDPSHMWWQGIDPVEAIKILGRENAIHHFHAKDTIIDQQNMNRNGLTDMTDYSQMRDRAWYFRTVGFGHDQKTWADIISTLRLYDYDYVVSIEHEDGLMSVEEGFTKAVDNLKPLLLREPTAKMWWA
- a CDS encoding substrate-binding domain-containing protein — its product is MKKLLMLSLITVFGLAGCGSNEETASSGGGSAEDDTLTIGISLPSATHGWMGALIDSAEKQAQALKESDGIEYVMTNAADPNKQANDVDDLIAQDVDVIVMLPIESAALTPVGQKIKDAGIPLVIVDRELENDAATVVVKGDNEGIGVNAGKYFIEQLQGKGKIVEISGPPSSVTEQRGSGFKEAVDGQEGMEIIASQSGDFSTEKSLEVMQNILQANPQIDAVFTQDDGMALGVLQAIKEAGRTDIKFVTGAGGAKEVFEDMKNDGLMKATFLYSPTMVEDAVKIAADIAQGEEPAEPMVVKEATQVTKENVDEYYDPESKF
- a CDS encoding LacI family DNA-binding transcriptional regulator yields the protein MANIQQVAKQAGVSVATVSRVLNGQNTVSSKTKTKVEEAIKFLNYEPSMLGRNLRNSESRIILILIPNISNPFYLDIIKGIENMALSQGYNILLCETDSNPDKENIYFDLVRKKMADGIVSMDPAVNVDTLKELAKTYAIIQCSEYGGGIGIPYVTIDSEEASYRAVKHLIQIGHTKIALMNSDEKFLYARERKAGYQRALKEHGMALDNGYMVYTQELSFEHGQQAMKKILALRDRPTAVFAVSDLLAIGALKEINASGLHVPNDIAVVGFDKIDFSNMTNPTLTTVAQPMYKMGTTAAAMLIDKIKGKEVDSVILDYELIIRESTSG